TACGACTATATTCTAAATAACAAGACCCCTCTCCACTTATATTATTCCTCAGCCCTGTACGAAAACCCTTCGGCACAACCCATGGAGGCTAAGGGATGGATAGGCTCAGAGTTAATATTCGATATTGACGCCGACAAATATCAGGGGTGTAGCGAATCATATTATATCTGCGTCAAGGATAACCAGGTTTTCAACGCCAAGCCTGATTCCTGTGAGAGCGGTGGTAAGCCTTTGGAAATCCCCTTAGTATCATGGAATTGTATTAAGAGGGCTCTTCAAGACGCTGTGAAGCTCAGGGATATCTTAATGACTGACCTGGGCTTCAAGGATGTAAAGATATTCTTCTCAGGAAACAGGGGTTTTCACGTTAGAATATCGGATGAGGCTGTGCTTGCTTTAAACAGTGAGGAGCGGAGGCTTATCGCTGACTATGTTTCATGTGAAAACCTTGACCAAGAAAGGGTTTTCCCCACGCAGAAGTTTAAGAGAGAGGAAAGGGTCGTGTTCTCTAACGTGGAGTACGGGTTGAGGAGAAGGGTGAAGGATGAGGCCGGGAAGGCCGGTATTCTAAGGAAGGATAGGTTGAGGAACGAGGAAGTATTCACCATAAGCGTGGACGAGTTGTTGCAAATACTGCCAAGCGTTTGCGTAACAATAGATAAGGTTGTGACCATGGATTTGTCAAGGCTTTCCAGGTTCGTCGGAAGCTTGAACTGTAAATCAGGATTGAAGGTCGTGGAGGTAACCGACGTCTCCAAGTTCATGGATTACACGTACAAGGACCTCTCACCGTTCAAGGGGAAAATATCGATAACACCGCTGGTTGACTTCCCAGGGCTACCGATATATGGAAACAGGATCGATCTTCGTAGAGGAGTGAAAGTGGAACTAGACGCTGAGGACGCACTGTATGTAGTTTTAAAGGGCCTAGCAAACATATATAGTATAAAATCCTTGGAGGTAAAGGCTTGAGTAGCCCATTGATACGTTTGATCAGGGATGAAATGTTTTCCAGGAACATCCAGGTAATTCCTCCCAGTAGGATTGGAGAAGTCAGGGGAGTGGTTGAGAGGGCGCTCATAGGATTAGATGTTGGCGACAACAGGTCCAGGATTATTGTTAAAGACATGATTGCCAATTTAGAGCAGGATGCTGAATTGTTGTCGAGGACAAGGCTTGTTAAAGCAATACTAGGTGGCGAGGAGACGCCAGAATCCTTCGATAGAGAAGTACTGGAGCTTGCTAGAAGAGTGATCAAGGCTGAGCAAGCAATCCTGTCAGTGAGTAGTATAGTAGTAGGTAATAGGTATATGGCTCTGTTCACGAGCGATTGCAGGCTCGAGGATCGTGTTTTCCGTAAAGGCGACGTAGCCTTGCTCACTCAAAGTCAATTAGTTAAGGGTATTCTCCTAGATTGTTTAGAGACGTTGAAACACCCTATTGTAGAGCAATAGAAGAAGGCGGGTTGTTTTTAAATAACTTGCGTGTAAAAGCTGTAGGCTATGAAGAATGTTACTGCCAACGTGATTGAGAGTATCATGAGCATTGATGTTTGAAGCAGAACCCGGATTCTCTCATCCTTCAATTCCTTGAAAACCCTGGGTCTTACATAGATTGAGAAGTGTGGTAGTATGAAGCCGATTACAGCGGAAAACAGTATCAATGAGGAGTACAATATTGAAATTGCTATTAACTGTGTAGCA
This is a stretch of genomic DNA from Thermosphaera aggregans DSM 11486. It encodes these proteins:
- a CDS encoding DNA primase small subunit domain-containing protein, yielding MSLRDQSNIVLRNIIRNYYRKRPLQPPLEIHKREIALESLEDGAYLRHLSFAYMDRLYDYILNNKTPLHLYYSSALYENPSAQPMEAKGWIGSELIFDIDADKYQGCSESYYICVKDNQVFNAKPDSCESGGKPLEIPLVSWNCIKRALQDAVKLRDILMTDLGFKDVKIFFSGNRGFHVRISDEAVLALNSEERRLIADYVSCENLDQERVFPTQKFKREERVVFSNVEYGLRRRVKDEAGKAGILRKDRLRNEEVFTISVDELLQILPSVCVTIDKVVTMDLSRLSRFVGSLNCKSGLKVVEVTDVSKFMDYTYKDLSPFKGKISITPLVDFPGLPIYGNRIDLRRGVKVELDAEDALYVVLKGLANIYSIKSLEVKA